In Propionimicrobium sp. PCR01-08-3, one DNA window encodes the following:
- a CDS encoding addiction module protein, whose protein sequence is MTQRADEVFRAGLELDLDERAVVAHRLLESLDAEDHITHTEVDADWREEIGSRLDEILEGKVELVSFEQTRAKARALLNELHK, encoded by the coding sequence ATGACGCAACGAGCTGACGAGGTGTTCCGGGCGGGGCTTGAACTCGATCTGGATGAACGCGCCGTGGTTGCCCACCGCTTGCTGGAAAGCCTTGATGCGGAAGACCACATTACGCACACCGAAGTTGATGCTGATTGGCGCGAAGAGATAGGTTCCCGGCTTGACGAGATCCTTGAAGGAAAGGTTGAGCTGGTCAGTTTCGAGCAAACCCGCGCCAAGGCACGCGCGCTGCTGAACGAGTTGCACAAGTGA
- a CDS encoding CatB-related O-acetyltransferase has translation MTHVPDPDQLTPTTRPNLTNVAFLKNQITSTFIEVGDFSYADSEGDPTPFEQRCVKYLYGPQMLRIGRFTTIGPKVTILMPGGNHPMAGPSTYPFTMFGGDWADATLDTFLAIEQPGDTVIGNDVWIGRGAMILPGVTIGDGAVIGAGSVVTKDVGAYQIVAGNPARLIRTRFTDEETALLQTVAWWDWPVETITRHAAVIMGGNPRELAALAPAEHEGR, from the coding sequence ATGACGCACGTCCCGGATCCTGACCAGCTCACCCCGACCACCCGGCCGAACCTCACGAATGTCGCCTTTCTCAAGAACCAGATCACCTCGACGTTCATCGAGGTCGGCGACTTCAGCTACGCCGACAGCGAGGGTGACCCAACCCCGTTCGAGCAGCGCTGCGTGAAGTACCTGTACGGGCCACAGATGCTGCGCATCGGCAGATTCACCACCATTGGACCCAAGGTCACCATCTTGATGCCCGGCGGTAACCATCCGATGGCGGGGCCCTCGACCTACCCATTCACGATGTTCGGCGGCGACTGGGCCGACGCCACCTTGGATACCTTTCTGGCGATCGAGCAGCCCGGGGACACCGTCATCGGCAACGACGTGTGGATCGGCCGCGGCGCGATGATTCTACCGGGCGTCACCATCGGCGACGGCGCCGTGATCGGTGCGGGCAGCGTCGTCACCAAGGATGTCGGCGCCTACCAGATCGTGGCAGGTAACCCGGCACGCCTGATCCGAACCAGGTTTACGGACGAAGAGACAGCGCTGCTCCAAACCGTTGCCTGGTGGGACTGGCCTGTTGAGACCATCACCCGTCACGCGGCCGTAATCATGGGCGGCAACCCACGCGAGCTCGCCGCTCTCGCGCCCGCCGAACATGAAGGACGATGA
- a CDS encoding ABC transporter permease, with protein MATHFFADTATLTGRSLKHITRSPDTIITTAIQPVAIMLLFVYVLGGAIQTGPESGTGSYIDYMLPGILLITVAMGISYTGYRLFTDLTGGIFDRFHSLPIARSAALWAHVLTSLVANLISLVIVVGVALLMGFRTNAGLLDWLAVAGIVGLFVLALTWIAVIAGLSAKSIDGATAYSYPLILLPFISSAFVPTDSMPGPVRWFAEHQPVTSIVNTIRDLFAGRPIGADLGTALVWCIGILVVAYLLAITIYRRKIT; from the coding sequence ATGGCCACGCATTTCTTCGCCGACACGGCCACGCTCACCGGGCGGTCGCTCAAACACATCACCCGCAGCCCCGACACGATCATCACGACGGCGATCCAGCCCGTAGCGATCATGCTGCTGTTCGTGTACGTCCTCGGCGGCGCCATCCAGACCGGGCCCGAGTCCGGCACCGGCAGCTACATCGACTACATGCTGCCGGGCATCCTGCTCATCACGGTCGCGATGGGCATCTCGTACACCGGCTACCGGCTCTTCACCGACCTGACCGGCGGCATCTTCGACCGGTTCCACTCGCTGCCGATCGCCCGATCAGCAGCGCTCTGGGCACACGTGCTGACCTCGCTGGTCGCCAACCTCATCTCGCTGGTCATCGTCGTGGGTGTCGCCCTGCTGATGGGCTTCCGGACGAATGCCGGCCTGCTCGACTGGCTCGCCGTCGCCGGCATCGTCGGCCTATTCGTCCTCGCGCTGACGTGGATCGCGGTGATCGCCGGGCTCTCGGCCAAGTCGATCGACGGGGCGACCGCGTACTCCTACCCGCTGATCCTTCTGCCGTTCATCAGCTCAGCGTTCGTGCCGACGGACTCCATGCCCGGGCCCGTGCGCTGGTTCGCCGAGCATCAGCCGGTGACATCCATCGTGAACACCATCCGCGATCTCTTCGCCGGACGACCCATCGGTGCAGACCTTGGGACAGCCCTGGTCTGGTGCATCGGCATTCTCGTGGTCGCGTATCTACTCGCCATCACGATCTATCGGCGAAAGATCACCTGA
- a CDS encoding ABC-F family ATP-binding cassette domain-containing protein: MSITQKPAVTLANLSFTWSDGDLVFRDLSATFATGRTGLIGSNGTGKTTLLRVIAGDLTATSGSVIVTGQVGYLPQHLTLDTTATVAELLGVHDRLDALRAIESGDADPAHFEVLADDWEVEARSLAALDRIGLPGIELDRLVGTLSGGETVLAALVGLQLSGDEVVLLDEPTNNLDRDSRRLLYEAIRSWKGSLIVVSHDITLLNLMDATAELRDGSLTIFGGPYDAYQEHLAAEQAAAEQALRSAEQHLKTEQRQRVEAQTKLARRRRYARTDFENKRKPKIIMNNRKQEAQVSAGKLRGQLDASVDVARQLVADQEERIRRDATISIDLPDPDVPAGRRLAELRDDHGHGFIVQGPERVALAGRNGIGKTRLLETLVSPDDRRPVETTSARTPMCHARRFTDRIGYLPQCLDHLDDSATLLDTVRAAAPSIPDGELRAGLARFLFRGDVINRQVGDLSGGERFRIALATLLLADPANQLLVLDEPTNNLDLHSVDELVDALSAYHGGLIVVSHDDRFLARLGIDTWITMDEEGLHQATSPEPFADA, encoded by the coding sequence ATGTCTATTACACAAAAGCCGGCCGTGACGCTGGCGAACCTTTCTTTCACGTGGTCGGACGGTGATCTCGTCTTTCGTGACCTGTCCGCTACGTTTGCCACGGGTCGGACTGGCCTGATCGGGTCGAATGGCACCGGCAAGACGACGCTGCTACGCGTCATCGCGGGCGACCTCACCGCGACATCCGGCTCCGTGATCGTGACCGGGCAGGTTGGCTACCTGCCGCAACACCTCACCTTGGACACGACCGCGACAGTCGCCGAGCTGCTCGGCGTCCATGATCGTCTGGACGCGTTGCGCGCGATCGAATCCGGTGACGCCGATCCGGCTCACTTCGAGGTGTTGGCCGACGACTGGGAGGTCGAGGCCCGGAGCCTTGCCGCCCTTGACCGAATCGGCCTGCCCGGCATCGAACTGGATCGTCTCGTCGGAACCTTGTCAGGGGGCGAAACCGTGCTGGCCGCGCTCGTCGGCCTGCAGCTTTCCGGGGACGAAGTGGTGCTGCTGGACGAGCCCACGAACAATCTCGATCGCGATTCGCGCCGCCTGCTGTATGAGGCGATCAGGTCGTGGAAGGGCTCGCTCATCGTTGTCAGCCACGACATCACCCTGTTGAACCTGATGGACGCCACAGCCGAGCTGCGCGATGGCTCGCTCACCATTTTCGGCGGCCCTTATGACGCGTATCAGGAGCACCTGGCCGCCGAGCAGGCCGCCGCCGAACAGGCGCTGCGTTCGGCCGAGCAACACCTCAAAACCGAGCAACGCCAACGCGTCGAGGCACAGACGAAACTGGCGCGCCGCCGGCGTTACGCGCGTACCGACTTCGAGAACAAGCGCAAGCCGAAGATAATCATGAACAACCGCAAGCAGGAGGCCCAGGTCTCGGCCGGCAAGCTGCGCGGTCAGCTCGACGCCTCGGTCGACGTCGCGAGGCAGCTGGTCGCCGACCAGGAGGAACGCATTCGCCGCGATGCCACGATCTCCATTGATCTGCCCGATCCGGATGTACCCGCGGGGCGCAGACTCGCCGAACTACGCGACGACCATGGGCACGGGTTCATCGTCCAGGGGCCCGAACGCGTTGCTCTGGCGGGCCGCAACGGGATCGGCAAGACCCGGCTCTTGGAGACCCTCGTGAGTCCCGACGACCGTCGACCTGTCGAGACGACGAGCGCACGAACTCCGATGTGCCACGCGCGCCGCTTCACCGATCGGATCGGCTATCTGCCGCAATGTCTCGACCATTTGGACGACAGCGCGACACTTCTGGATACCGTTCGTGCCGCCGCGCCCAGCATTCCGGACGGCGAACTGCGGGCAGGCCTGGCACGATTCCTGTTCCGCGGTGACGTCATCAACCGGCAGGTCGGTGACCTGTCAGGCGGGGAGCGATTCCGGATCGCGCTGGCCACCTTATTGTTGGCCGACCCAGCCAACCAGTTGCTCGTCCTGGACGAACCGACCAACAACCTCGACCTGCACAGCGTCGACGAACTCGTGGACGCACTGTCCGCCTACCACGGAGGCCTGATCGTCGTCAGCCACGACGATCGCTTCCTCGCCCGCCTGGGCATCGACACCTGGATCACCATGGACGAGGAAGGCCTGCATCAGGCCACATCACCGGAGCCATTCGCGGATGCGTGA
- a CDS encoding C1 family peptidase has product MTSRPQSPTASDALTDDVLAEFAAIDDPALRLALNAVTKSGIDESSLDRAKVVATPRVISNRLDDWAITSQKKSGRCWLFSSLNLLRATTRAKLGVKDFEFSQNYAMFWDKFERANFFLTDIIATASEPLDSRLIQFLLADVLGDGGQWDMAVSVYQKHGVIPKEAMPETQASSCTHRMNTQLQTLLRRSALELREQVNSGASSEDLAAIKKAVLGEVWRILVISLGNPPSSFEWEWIDDDKAFHRDGVLTPAEFYDRYVGIDLTNYVCLVDDPRTEHPKGAALTVEHLGNVVGGREIRYINAPMTTIKKLAADAICSGEPVWFGADVSKQGDRDLGLLVGNLHDYSGLFGVDLSTTKEQRVNTGESAMNHAMLFTGVDLADAGTPRRWRVENSWGDEPGDKGFFTMDDAWLSDYVFEVVVKIDALPDDLRPAVASDPIKLPAWDPMGTLA; this is encoded by the coding sequence ATGACTTCACGACCGCAATCCCCGACCGCATCTGATGCCCTCACCGACGACGTGCTCGCCGAGTTCGCCGCGATCGATGATCCTGCCTTGCGGCTGGCGCTCAATGCCGTGACCAAATCGGGCATCGATGAGTCGTCGCTCGACCGCGCCAAGGTGGTCGCGACGCCGAGAGTGATCTCGAACCGGTTGGACGATTGGGCGATCACCTCACAGAAGAAGTCCGGACGCTGCTGGCTGTTCTCGTCCCTCAATCTGCTGCGCGCCACAACCCGAGCGAAACTCGGCGTCAAGGATTTCGAATTCTCGCAGAATTACGCGATGTTCTGGGACAAATTCGAGCGCGCCAATTTCTTTCTCACCGATATCATTGCGACCGCTTCCGAGCCGCTGGATTCGCGGCTCATTCAATTCTTGCTGGCCGATGTGCTGGGTGATGGTGGCCAGTGGGATATGGCGGTGTCGGTCTATCAGAAGCATGGGGTTATTCCGAAGGAAGCGATGCCCGAGACCCAGGCGTCGAGTTGCACTCATCGGATGAACACCCAGCTGCAAACGCTGCTCCGGCGAAGCGCCCTCGAATTGCGTGAACAGGTGAACTCGGGTGCTTCGTCCGAAGACCTGGCAGCAATCAAGAAGGCCGTGCTCGGCGAGGTCTGGCGCATTTTGGTCATCAGCTTGGGTAATCCGCCGTCCAGCTTCGAATGGGAGTGGATCGACGATGACAAGGCGTTTCATCGCGACGGCGTGCTGACTCCTGCCGAATTCTACGATCGTTACGTCGGCATCGACCTCACGAATTACGTCTGCTTGGTGGACGACCCCCGCACCGAGCACCCCAAGGGAGCTGCGCTAACCGTCGAGCATCTCGGCAACGTCGTCGGTGGGCGCGAGATTCGCTACATCAACGCACCGATGACCACCATCAAGAAGCTTGCCGCCGACGCCATCTGCTCGGGCGAACCGGTCTGGTTCGGTGCCGATGTCTCGAAGCAGGGCGATCGGGACCTCGGCCTGTTGGTCGGCAATCTGCACGATTATTCGGGTCTGTTCGGTGTCGATCTGTCGACGACCAAGGAGCAGCGGGTGAACACGGGCGAGTCGGCCATGAATCACGCCATGTTGTTCACCGGCGTCGACCTGGCCGACGCCGGCACGCCGCGCCGCTGGAGGGTCGAGAACTCGTGGGGTGATGAGCCCGGCGACAAGGGCTTTTTCACCATGGACGATGCCTGGCTCTCCGACTACGTCTTCGAAGTGGTCGTCAAGATCGACGCGTTGCCCGACGACCTGCGTCCGGCGGTGGCTTCCGACCCGATCAAACTGCCCGCCTGGGACCCGATGGGCACCCTCGCCTAA
- a CDS encoding DUF1801 domain-containing protein yields the protein MDDEITEFIAGVTPMKRRRDARTLLALFARATSEQPRLQGTIIGYGKYDYRYDSGRTGTSPAAAFSPRKAATSIYLADGTSAHTERLARLGPHRAAVGCVYLTDLEQNDLGVLEEIVRASFRTLTAGTYTSRARDGE from the coding sequence ATGGACGACGAGATCACCGAGTTCATCGCCGGCGTCACTCCTATGAAGCGCCGCCGTGACGCCCGGACGCTGCTGGCATTGTTCGCCCGCGCCACCAGTGAACAACCCCGGCTGCAAGGAACGATCATCGGCTACGGCAAATACGACTACCGCTACGACAGCGGGCGAACAGGTACGAGCCCTGCCGCAGCGTTCTCGCCTCGCAAGGCCGCAACCTCGATCTACCTCGCTGATGGCACCTCCGCACACACAGAACGGCTCGCACGTCTCGGCCCGCATCGCGCCGCAGTGGGATGCGTCTACCTGACCGACCTCGAACAGAACGACCTGGGCGTCCTCGAAGAAATCGTGCGTGCATCGTTCAGGACGCTGACAGCGGGCACCTATACCAGTCGCGCCCGAGACGGCGAATGA
- a CDS encoding Nramp family divalent metal transporter, producing MTTRLHSSDDHDPAIESEATETSTHVGMVTASDDSDPYVLDPSKVMEPPKGWAASLRFFGPGMVASAGIVGSGELITTTTLGSKAGMMLLWLILVSTVVKVAVQIELARWSISTGKPGIFGYDHVPPKIGKRSWASYLVILQFLQFLANLGGIVGASAVAMSMLLPIGGDPFSALSIGIWSWIFTVIVIVIHQLNRYSVIETVSTALVLLVTVAVIVMVFGIQATEFAWTAGDLADGMRFKLSAGAMGIALSMFGLTGVNANEISGYTFWVVEKGYATWTGPNDGSDDWVRRARGWISVMKKDAWVSWFVYTLATVAFYILGATVLYKQGLSPTGIDVIETISRIFTDTLGAWVGPVFLLLSAITLAKTLFTATPNLSRQFAASLAVFGVFDWADAKRRNRVLRTLMVILPVCWGLTATVFQEPLQLVILAGILQAVYLMIIAIATVYLSFTETDKRIRDGAPTMVYLLISAVSIFAVGALAVVDVL from the coding sequence ATGACTACGAGGCTCCACTCGTCGGATGACCACGACCCGGCAATTGAAAGCGAAGCCACCGAAACCTCCACTCATGTCGGCATGGTGACCGCGAGCGACGATTCCGATCCCTATGTATTGGATCCGTCCAAGGTGATGGAGCCCCCGAAGGGTTGGGCTGCAAGCCTGCGTTTTTTCGGGCCCGGAATGGTCGCGTCCGCCGGTATTGTCGGTTCTGGCGAATTGATCACCACCACAACGTTGGGCTCCAAGGCAGGGATGATGCTGCTTTGGCTGATCCTCGTCTCAACCGTCGTCAAGGTGGCTGTCCAGATCGAACTCGCCCGCTGGTCGATCTCCACCGGCAAGCCCGGCATCTTCGGATACGACCACGTTCCGCCGAAGATTGGCAAGCGCAGTTGGGCGTCCTACCTCGTCATCCTCCAATTCCTACAGTTCTTGGCGAACCTTGGTGGCATCGTGGGCGCGTCTGCAGTTGCGATGTCGATGCTGCTGCCGATCGGAGGAGATCCGTTCTCGGCCCTGTCCATCGGTATCTGGTCGTGGATCTTCACGGTCATCGTGATCGTTATTCACCAACTCAACCGCTACTCGGTAATCGAGACCGTCTCGACCGCCCTGGTTCTTCTGGTTACCGTAGCGGTGATCGTGATGGTGTTCGGCATCCAGGCGACGGAGTTCGCGTGGACGGCCGGCGACCTGGCAGACGGCATGAGGTTCAAGCTCTCGGCTGGCGCGATGGGCATCGCACTGTCAATGTTCGGCTTGACAGGTGTGAATGCCAACGAGATCTCCGGCTACACCTTCTGGGTTGTCGAAAAAGGCTACGCCACCTGGACCGGCCCGAACGACGGCTCGGACGACTGGGTACGGCGCGCCCGCGGCTGGATCTCGGTCATGAAGAAGGACGCCTGGGTGTCCTGGTTCGTGTACACGTTGGCCACCGTGGCGTTCTACATCTTGGGTGCGACAGTGCTCTACAAGCAGGGTCTCAGCCCGACCGGCATCGATGTAATCGAGACCATTTCCCGTATCTTCACCGATACCCTCGGAGCCTGGGTCGGTCCGGTGTTCTTGCTGCTTTCTGCCATCACTTTGGCCAAGACCCTGTTCACCGCGACGCCCAATCTGTCGCGCCAGTTCGCGGCTTCGCTCGCGGTGTTCGGTGTGTTCGACTGGGCCGATGCCAAGCGGCGAAACCGGGTTCTGCGGACGCTCATGGTCATCTTGCCGGTGTGCTGGGGTTTGACTGCCACCGTGTTTCAGGAGCCATTGCAATTGGTCATCCTCGCAGGGATTCTACAGGCCGTATACCTCATGATCATCGCGATCGCCACGGTCTATCTCTCGTTCACCGAGACCGATAAACGGATCAGAGACGGCGCACCGACGATGGTCTATTTGCTGATCTCCGCTGTCTCGATCTTTGCTGTCGGTGCACTCGCAGTTGTCGATGTTCTGTAG
- a CDS encoding type II toxin-antitoxin system RelE/ParE family toxin, whose protein sequence is MTLQRNLHPEADAEFLDAVRYYEERERGLGAEFDAAAAGAVEDIARNPEAWPIFPGWTRLPVVRTRKLRGFPYRVVYFTRDDQLMVVAFAHQSRRPGYWKSRVASS, encoded by the coding sequence GTGACTCTTCAGAGGAATCTGCACCCCGAGGCAGACGCCGAATTTCTTGACGCGGTCCGCTACTACGAGGAAAGAGAACGCGGGCTCGGAGCTGAATTTGATGCGGCGGCTGCAGGAGCAGTCGAAGATATTGCCCGGAATCCGGAGGCGTGGCCGATTTTTCCTGGCTGGACGCGTCTGCCAGTTGTTCGGACGCGGAAACTGCGAGGATTTCCGTATCGCGTCGTCTATTTCACGAGGGACGACCAACTGATGGTTGTTGCGTTCGCGCACCAAAGCCGTCGTCCTGGATATTGGAAATCCAGAGTTGCGAGTTCATAG
- a CDS encoding type II toxin-antitoxin system Phd/YefM family antitoxin, producing MSTISASTARRELFPLIAEVNEDHTEVRITSKAGNAVLISEAEFEAWQTTRYLFSTKANAQHLLESLAQAAAGDVHSHDLDRA from the coding sequence ATGTCAACGATCTCCGCGAGCACGGCCCGCAGGGAGCTATTTCCGCTCATTGCCGAGGTGAATGAAGATCATACCGAGGTACGCATTACCTCAAAGGCCGGGAATGCTGTTCTGATCTCCGAAGCGGAGTTTGAGGCCTGGCAGACAACTCGTTATCTGTTCTCGACCAAGGCCAATGCGCAGCATCTGCTCGAATCCCTTGCTCAGGCGGCGGCCGGTGATGTGCATAGCCATGACCTTGACCGCGCGTGA
- a CDS encoding MerR family transcriptional regulator, which translates to MLTISQLAAYAGVTVATVRHYHKIGLLPEPERNHSGYRSYDAAAVVRLIRIHVLAGAGVPLAQVGDLLDAEPDAFAEQVHDIDARLRAEVRRLQDTRKRLARLAAGEQLALPASVVGYLDRLRRMGVREWYIEKERDAWIVIAAQMPERIDAIMANKHEDLNDPDVLRLYSLVSEALEWAADDPRVAEIADILDRMNARSLKSGKRDDFELDHNVAAVLDAASAETSPVAQRLFALLEERGWKGIVRSEPISPGKRRW; encoded by the coding sequence ATGCTCACAATCAGCCAGCTCGCCGCCTATGCGGGCGTGACGGTCGCCACGGTGCGGCACTACCACAAGATCGGCCTGCTGCCCGAGCCCGAACGCAACCACTCCGGATATCGCAGCTACGATGCCGCAGCCGTGGTACGGCTGATCCGTATCCACGTCCTGGCCGGTGCAGGCGTGCCGCTGGCTCAGGTGGGAGACCTTCTCGACGCCGAGCCGGACGCATTCGCCGAACAGGTTCACGACATCGATGCGCGGCTGCGGGCCGAGGTGCGGCGGCTTCAGGACACCCGCAAGCGTCTCGCCCGCCTCGCCGCCGGTGAGCAACTGGCGCTTCCGGCCAGCGTGGTCGGCTACCTCGACCGGCTGCGCCGGATGGGCGTCCGGGAGTGGTACATCGAAAAAGAGCGGGACGCCTGGATCGTGATCGCCGCGCAGATGCCGGAGCGGATCGACGCGATCATGGCGAACAAGCACGAGGACCTGAATGATCCGGACGTACTGCGGCTTTACAGCCTTGTCAGCGAGGCGCTCGAATGGGCCGCTGACGATCCTCGCGTGGCCGAAATCGCCGATATTTTGGATCGCATGAACGCCCGATCCCTCAAGTCCGGCAAGCGGGACGACTTCGAGCTCGACCATAACGTGGCCGCCGTCTTGGACGCCGCATCGGCCGAGACCTCTCCCGTTGCCCAACGGCTGTTCGCCCTCTTGGAGGAACGAGGCTGGAAAGGGATCGTCCGATCTGAACCCATCAGCCCCGGCAAACGCCGATGGTGA
- a CDS encoding sigma factor-like helix-turn-helix DNA-binding protein gives MLRSSSSKLASITTRDLATAAAAPKLRDVVRRLHEAGLSVTDAAAVLGVSRGRISQLAKA, from the coding sequence ATGCTGAGATCATCATCCTCCAAGCTCGCTTCCATTACGACGCGTGACCTGGCCACCGCTGCAGCAGCCCCCAAATTGCGTGATGTTGTGCGGCGCTTGCATGAGGCAGGCTTGTCGGTGACAGATGCCGCCGCGGTGCTCGGAGTCTCCCGCGGTCGAATCTCACAACTCGCAAAGGCGTGA
- a CDS encoding ATP-binding cassette domain-containing protein yields MSTNTPTIRVRGLEKAYGKLTVLRGVDFDVARGSIFALLGSNGAGKTTVVRILSTLLKADAGSVTINSFDVATQPAQVRESISLTGQFAAVDEILTGRENLVLVAKLRHLKNPGAIVDTLLSRFALTEAGGRKVAEYSGGMRRRLDIAMSLIGDPPVIFLDEPTTGLDPERRIEVWRAIKELAAGGTTVLLTTQYLDEAEELADRIAILHQGRILVEGTLDELKKLLPPAEIEYVEKQPSLEDVFLSLVGDGNARDTGGDPTTEPGKE; encoded by the coding sequence ATGTCGACAAACACTCCGACGATCCGGGTGCGAGGTCTGGAGAAGGCGTATGGGAAGCTCACGGTGCTTCGCGGGGTGGACTTCGACGTCGCCCGAGGCAGCATCTTCGCCCTGCTCGGGTCGAACGGCGCGGGCAAGACCACGGTGGTGCGAATCCTTTCCACCCTGCTGAAGGCCGACGCCGGCAGCGTGACCATCAATAGCTTCGACGTAGCCACCCAGCCGGCCCAAGTGCGCGAGTCGATCAGCCTCACCGGGCAGTTCGCAGCCGTGGACGAGATCCTCACCGGACGAGAGAACCTCGTCCTCGTCGCCAAACTCCGTCACCTGAAGAACCCCGGCGCGATCGTCGACACCCTGCTCAGTCGGTTCGCGCTCACCGAAGCCGGTGGCAGGAAGGTCGCCGAGTACTCCGGCGGCATGCGTCGCAGGCTGGACATCGCGATGAGCCTCATCGGCGACCCGCCGGTGATCTTCCTCGACGAACCCACGACGGGCCTCGACCCCGAACGACGTATCGAGGTCTGGCGAGCCATCAAGGAACTCGCCGCGGGAGGGACGACGGTGCTGCTGACCACGCAGTACCTCGATGAGGCCGAGGAGTTGGCCGACCGGATCGCGATTCTGCACCAAGGACGCATCCTCGTCGAGGGCACCCTCGATGAACTGAAGAAGCTGTTGCCGCCCGCCGAGATCGAATACGTCGAGAAGCAGCCGTCGCTGGAGGATGTCTTTCTCTCCCTCGTCGGCGACGGCAACGCGCGGGACACCGGCGGCGACCCCACCACCGAACCAGGAAAGGAATAG
- a CDS encoding Txe/YoeB family addiction module toxin: MKLVITANGWNDYCHWQETDRATLKRVNKLIDAAMRTPKDGIGKPEALKYQLGEVWSRRITEEHRLVYRIGDAEIIILQARFHYDA, encoded by the coding sequence GTGAAGTTGGTAATTACGGCCAATGGCTGGAATGACTACTGCCACTGGCAAGAGACTGATCGCGCCACACTCAAAAGAGTGAACAAATTAATTGACGCTGCGATGCGCACACCGAAGGACGGGATCGGCAAGCCCGAAGCGCTCAAGTATCAGCTAGGTGAGGTGTGGTCGCGTCGCATCACCGAGGAACATCGCCTTGTTTACAGAATTGGTGATGCTGAGATCATCATCCTCCAAGCTCGCTTCCATTACGACGCGTGA